A region from the Corylus avellana chromosome ca7, CavTom2PMs-1.0 genome encodes:
- the LOC132187703 gene encoding vegetative cell wall protein gp1, with product MANQPTRPWFRLASLARPPASVPSQAQAQATAPAPATEPRPAVARPTFRPLAPSLPIQAQEPTSPPAATAPPPTAAPPLVATSASVPSSPTPRASAPSASVPSSPTPRASAPSASVPSSPTPRASAPSASVQTSPVQKATIFLPSSVAAPPSAPVQTFPIATRAAAAAAAARVPSPIPPPKTFVPPAAETPPQSSKSRPTAPPPSPLILPPSQMKSTETEPEQKTVLVQKTIEKPKPWLGGHNGGDQTNYNKPSIIRNGVEQDVESKEKEKGNHHRKKVSDNSEEMRMRVITIAGENKGAFMELIHSPQKHHNKKGNGGKTQSHGSDSESYNTSSDKEGNQKSQKGKAKTSSSLPMNAFMNSNVQGVNNSILYNASCTHHDPGVHLALSRKPSGEFQVKDRVNNGGGHN from the coding sequence ATGGCAAACCAACCCACCCGCCCTTGGTTCCGTTTAGCCTCCTTAGCCCGCCCACCCGCCTCAGTCCCATCTCAGGCTCAGGCTCAGGCTACAGCCCCAGCACCAGCCACAGAGCCACGCCCAGCTGTAGCTCGGCCTACCTTTAGGCCATTGGCGCCTTCTCTGCCAATTCAAGCTCAAGAGCCCACATCACCACCTGCTGCTACTGCTCCGCCTCCCACAGCAGCGCCGCCTCTTGTTGCCACCTCCGCCTCTGTCCCATCATCTCCAACTCCGAGAGCTTCCGCTCCTTCTGCATCGGTGCCATCATCTCCAACTCCGAGAGCTTCCGCTCCTTCTGCGTCGGTGCCATCATCTCCAACTCCGAGAGCTTCCGCTCCTTCTGCGTCGGTGCAGACAAGTCCAGTCCAGAAAGCCACAATATTCCTCCCGTCTTCGGTGGCGGCGCCACCCTCCGCTCCAGTTCAAACTTTTCCAATTGCTACCAGAGCTGCTGCCGCCGCTGCCGCAGCTCGTGTTCCCAGCCCTATACCGCCACCGAAAACCTTTGTGCCGCCGGCTGCTGAAACCCCACCTCAGTCATCTAAGTCGAGGCCTACTGCTCCGCCACCCTCTCCTCTAATCCTCCCGCCTTCCCAAATGAAGTCGACCGAGACGGAGCCTGAGCAGAAGACCGTGCTGGTTCAAAAGACAATTGAAAAGCCCAAGCCGTGGCTCGGTGGCCATAATGGCGGCGACCAGACTAATTATAACAAGCCAAGCATTATCCGTAATGGAGTAGAGCAAGATGTTGAAAgcaaggagaaagagaaaggcaATCATCACCGCAAAAAGGTTTCGGATAATTCTGAGGAGATGCGTATGCGGGTTATAACAATCGCCGGCGAAAACAAAGGTGCTTTCATGGAACTAATCCATTCCCCACAGAAACATCACAACAAGAAGGGCAACGGTGGTAAAACTCAAAGCCATGGAAGTGACTCTGAAAGCTACAACACCAGTAGCGACAAGGAGGGGAATCAAAAGAGTCAAAAAGGGAAAGCAAAAACTTCTTCTTCATTGCCCATGAATGCCTTCATGAACAGCAATGTACAGGGCGTCAACAACTCCATCCTCTACAACGCTTCGTGCACTCACCATGACCCAGGAGTGCATCTCGCACTCTCCAGGAAGCCCTCCGGCGAGTTCCAGGTGAAGGATCGCGTTAATAATGGCGGCGGTCACAATTAG
- the LOC132188353 gene encoding protein TILLER ANGLE CONTROL 1: protein MKIFNWVHKRFHHTVLKDGLGANVKTSESTTNGIDKQALLKQVALVDVLDGWRDGILTIGTLGLDPLKPFNQPKEYLILQSEEEDEEGDQEEQDSVDGGDHDSNDNVEQEELNPLMFTTYGHNFEDFESNPDRHINVVPTPDVIMTVDGVSLTPFMGSAEVEPSLQLDEEAGEGKKKKGERITLADLFLADADVKGKLDDPEKVFPDSGKTPLLRTKNGLSFAKKFIPRVKEDSRPIKNLQRLVKRMLKRKIHPEFDVKMQKSDVQKPGGAIGLITNGEHGASESVTLLPTQGATV, encoded by the exons atgaag ATCTTCAACTGGGTACACAAGAGGTTTCATCATACCGTCCTTAAGG ATGGGTTGGGTGCAAATGTGAAAACAAGTGAATCGACAACAAATGGCATTGACAAGCAGGCGCTACTGAAACAAGTTGCGCTTGTTGATGTGCTTGATGGTTGGAGGGATGGCATTCTAACAATTGGAACGTTGGGGCTGGATCCTCTAAAACCCTTCAACCAACCAAAGGAATATCTGATTTTGCAGAGCGAGGAAGAGGATGAAGAGGGTGATCAAGAAGAACAAGACTCGGTTGACGGTGGAGATCATGACAGCAACGACAATGTCGAACAGGAAGAACTGAACCCATTGATGTTCACAACATATGGACACAATTTTGAGGATTTTGAATCAAATCCTGACCGTCACATTAATGTAGTCCCTACACCTGATGTCATCATGACCGTTGATGGCGTATCTCTAACTCCATTTATGGGGTCTGCGGAAGTGGAACCCAGCCTTCAATTGGACGAGGAAGCTGGcgagggaaagaaaaagaaaggagaaagaataACACTGGCTGACCTTTTCTTGGCTGATGCTGATGTCAAAGGAAAACTAGATGATCCTGAAAAAGTCTTCCCAGATTCGGGTAAAACACCACTTCTTCGAACCAAGAATGGCCTCTCATTCGCCAAGAAGTTTATCCCTCGTGTTAAGGAGGATTCACGTCCGATCAAAAATCTGCAACGA ctggtGAAAAGGATGTTGAAAAGGAAGATCCATCCCGAGTTTGATGTGAAGATGCAGAAATCAGATGTCCAGAAGCCTGGTGGTGCAATTGGACTTATCACCAATGGCGAACATGGGGCCTCTGAATCGGTTACTCTGCTTCCAACTCAAG GTGCCACAGTCTga
- the LOC132188604 gene encoding lignin-forming anionic peroxidase-like, whose translation MDSTNYTCICLILAVFLFVLNTGCEAQLSSEFYDNTCPNALSTIRTAIRTAVSRERRMAASLIRLHFHDCFVQGCDASILLDDAPSISSEKKAVNNDNSIRGYNVIDDVKSQVESICPSTVSCADIVAVAARDASVAVGGPTWTVKLGRRDSTTASRSLAESNLPKFTDSLEILKALFGSKGLNERDLVALSGAHTIGQAKCATFRDRIQSNASDIDAGFASTRKRKCSSDEDSNDNLAALDLVTPNSFDYNYFKNLIQKKGLLASDQVLFSGGSTDSIVTEYSKSSSSFPADFAAAMIKMGDIEPTTGSQGQIRKFCNLVN comes from the exons ATGGATTCTACTAATTATACTTGTATCTGCTTGATTCTtgctgtttttttgtttgtcttaaaCACGGGATGTGAAGCACAGCTATCCTCTGAGTTTTACGACAACACATGTCCAAACGCACTTAGTACAATCCGGACAGCTATCAGGACAGCCGTTTCTCGGGAGCGCAGAATGGCAGCTTCCCTCATTCGGCTCCATTTTCACGATTGTTTTGTTCAG GGTTGTGATGCATCCATCTTGCTTGATGATGCCCCATCAATATCGAGCGAGAAAAAAGCTGTAAACAATGACAATTCAATCAGAGGATACAATGTCATAGATGATGTCAAGTCCCAAGTGGAAAGCATTTGTCCTTCCACCGTGTCATGTGCTGATATTGTTGCAGTTGCTGCTCGCGACGCATCTGTTGCT GTGGGTGGACCAACATGGACGGTAAAGCTTGGAAGAAGAGACTCTACAACAGCAAGCCGTAGCCTAGCTGAGAGCAACCTTCCAAAGTTTACAGATAGCCTTGAAATCCTGAAAGCCCTGTTTGGTAGCAAAGGTTTGAATGAAAGAGACTTGGTTGCGCTTTCAG GAGCACATACAATTGGGCAAGCAAAATGTGCGACTTTCCGTGATAGGATTCAAAGTAATGCAAGTGACATTGATGCTGGTTTTGCTAGCACTAGAAAGCGCAAGTGTTCAAGTGATGAAGATAGCAATGATAATCTAGCAGCTCTTGATTTGGTGACACCCAATTCTTTTGATTATAACTACTTCAAGAATCTCATTCAGAAGAAGGGCCTGCTAGCATCTGATCAAGTACTCTTCAGTGGAGGATCCACCGACAGCATTGTTACAGAGTATAGCAAGAGCAGTTCATCTTTCCCTGCTGATTTTGCAGCTGCCATGATAAAGATGGGCGATATTGAACCTACCACTGGTTCTCAAGGCCAGATACGAAAATTTTGCAATCTTGTCAACTAA
- the LOC132187544 gene encoding cytochrome P450 78A3-like, with the protein MRTDTESLWLFALTSKIPAFTEADFAWPILLVMCMVAWLAMTIIYWAHPGGPAWGRYSWRHGKSWKIMGNHVPIAGPRGLPLVGSMSLMASLAHHRIAAAAEACGAKRLMAFSLGDTRVIVTCNPEVAKEILNSSVFADRPVKESAYSLMFNRAIGFAPYGVYWRTLRRIAATHLFSPKQIKSSEAQRCEIASQMAAMFGDHGKSFSVREVLKRASLNNMMCSVFGYKYRLDSSNDEVEELQRLVGEGYELLGLLNWSDHLPWLADFDAQKIRFRCSELVPKVNLFVGRIITQHRAQNSEKNRDFVDVLLSLQGPERLSDSDMIAVLWEMIFRGTDTVAVLIEWILGRMVLHPDVQSKVHDELDKVVGKSRAVAEADVAALVYLGAAVKEVLRLHPPGPLLSWARLAINDTTIDGYHVPQGTTAMVNMWAIARDPEVWREPLEFMPDRFVPKEGEADFSVLGSDLRLAPFGSGRRTCPGKTLGLTTVSFWVASLLHEYEWLPSDHNPVDLSEVLRLSCEMANPLTVKVRPRRR; encoded by the exons ATGAGAACAGACACAGAAAGTCTCTGGTTATTTGCTCTCACCTCCAAAATCCCAGCTTTTACTGAAGCAGATTTTGCATGGCCAATATTACTAGTTATGTGTATGGTGGCTTGGCTGGCCATGACCATTATTTACTGGGCTCACCCTGGTGGCCCAGCTTGGGGAAGGTACAGTTGGAGACATGGGAAATCATGGAAAATCATGGGAAATCATGTACCAATAGCAGGTCCAAGAGGGCTGCCTCTGGTTGGCAGCATGAGTCTCATGGCCTCCCTTGCGCACCACCGGATTGCCGCCGCCGCCGAAGCGTGTGGAGCCAAGAGGCTCATGGCCTTCAGCCTCGGCGACACACGTGTTATCGTCACGTGTAACCCTGAAGTGGCGAAAGAAATACTCAACAGCTCTGTTTTTGCTGACCGCCCCGTGAAGGAGTCCGCCTATAGCTTGATGTTCAACAGGGCAATTGGGTTCGCTCCTTACGGGGTCTACTGGCGAACCCTCCGGAGAATCGCCGCCACGCACCTTTTTTCCCCGAAGCAAATCAAGTCCTCTGAGGCTCAGAGGTGCGAAATCGCGTCTCAAATGGCGGCAATGTTTGGCGACCATGGAAAAAGCTTCAGTGTGCGCGAAGTGCTTAAACGTGCTTCGCTGAACAACATGATGTGCTCTGTGTTTGGATATAAATACCGACTGGATTCCTCCAACGACGAAGTGGAGGAGCTACAGAGACTGGTGGGTGAAGGGTACGAGCTTTTGGGTTTGCTGAATTGGTCAGACCACCTCCCTTGGTTGGCTGATTTTGATGCTCAAAAAATCCGGTTCAGATGCTCCGAACTCGTTCCGAAAGTGAACTTGTTTGTCGGCCGAATCATCACCCAACACCGGGCTCAAAACAGTGAAAAAAACCGGGATTTTGTTGACGTTTTGCTCTCTCTACAGGGCCCCGAAAGGTTATCGGATTCCGACATGATCGCCGTTCTTTGG GAAATGATTTTTAGAGGGACAGACACGGTGGCGGTTTTGATCGAGTGGATACTCGGGAGGATGGTACTCCATCCTGATGTGCAGTCAAAGGTCCATGATGAACTCGACAAGGTCGTTGGAAAGTCACGCGCCGTCGCCGAGGCAGACGTTGCGGCGTTGGTGTATCTCGGGGCTGCGGTGAAGGAGGTGTTGAGGCTACACCCGCCAGGCCCACTCCTCTCATGGGCCCGCTTGGCCATCAATGATACAACCATTGATGGGTATCACGTGCCCCAGGGGACCACCGCAATGGTGAACATGTGGGCCATCGCAAGGGACCCAGAAGTGTGGCGGGAGCCACTGGAATTTATGCCCGACAGGTTCGTACCCAAGGAGGGCGAGGCTGACTTTTCCGTTCTCGGGTCGGATCTTAGGCTGGCACCATTTGGATCGGGTAGACGGACCTGCCCAGGCAAGACCCTCGGCCTGACCACCGTCAGCTTCTGGGTAGCCTCGCTTTTACACGAGTATGAATGGCTACCGTCGGATCATAACCCCGTTGACCTATCCGAGGTGCTCAGGCTCTCTTGTGAGATGGCTAATCCTCTCACCGTTAAAGTGCGCCCTAGGCGTAGGTGA